The sequence below is a genomic window from Pleurocapsa sp. PCC 7327.
CGATTACGATAGCATCGATCAGATTCGCGGTATGGATATCTCCATCATTACCACAGCCAAAACCGACGAAGAAGGTCGCGCTTTGCTTAAAGCAATGGGGATGCCCTTCCGTTAATCTTTGAATCCTTAATAATTAGGAGAAAATAACAGGAAATAATGGCAGCAATCGACACGATTTCAGACATGCTAACTCGCATCCGCAATGCTTGCGCGGTTAGGCATCCAACCACCCAAGTGCCCATTACTAAAATGACGCGCAGCATTGCCAAAGTTCTCAAAGACGAAGGGTTTATTGAGGACTACGAAGAAGTTGGCGAAGGCATTAACAAACAGTTAGTCATCTCCCTTAAATACAAAGGCAAAAATCGCCA
It includes:
- the rpsH gene encoding 30S ribosomal protein S8, translating into MAAIDTISDMLTRIRNACAVRHPTTQVPITKMTRSIAKVLKDEGFIEDYEEVGEGINKQLVISLKYKGKNRQPLITTLKRVSKPGLRVYSGSKDLPRVLGGIGIAIVSTSKGIMTDREARKQKVGGEVLCYIW